In Fusarium oxysporum Fo47 chromosome VII, complete sequence, the following proteins share a genomic window:
- a CDS encoding glycoside hydrolase superfamily: protein MESFNLPYGELLQHLTTSEKISLLSGSDFWHTQSIPRLSVPKLRMSDGPNGVRGTKFFNSVPAACLPCGTGLAATWSHDMMREAGDLIARECHAKSAHVWLGPTTNIQRSPLGGRGFESFSEDPLLGGSLASALISNVQKNDIACSLKHFVANDMEHERTLVDCRISPRALREIYLLPFQIAIRDADPWALMTAYNKVNGQHMSEHQDILQEILRNEWGYRGCIMSDWFGTYSTAAAINNGLDLEMPGPTEQRGKRVATALGVGKIRSSTIDARVASVLRLADRVRESGIPECGPESCLDTDQDRSVLRRLATESVVLLKNDDHVLPFRADKKTVVIGPNAQKSFFCGGGSASLRPTRVVSILEGLRDKLEQPVEYTEACQIYNQLPVLGDIIRAPDGTLGQFLMSIYTSPPTMQQLNNNEITDTREAIEVLQLDDSNVVLYDYSNPAAPDNVVYATIAADLVVDNTDTYAFSLTVAGTATLYLDNDLIVDNSHDQKRGTSFFGSGSAEKIKHVQLVANRVYKLRCEFGSAATSNLNKAGAPVFGAGGVRIGCARCSNESLELDRAVELAKEADQVVVCVGLGPEWESEGSDRALYELPGRQSELLSRVTAVNKNVVVIVQSGTPVSGPWDQVAAVMQTWYGGNELGHGIADIVLGRESPSGKLPLSWPCSIEDNPSFLSYRSEAGTCYYNEDIFVGYRFYEKARRKVQWPFGFGLSYASFILEQPSVQIRGSGVDANMLVTVPVYNNSAATSGKEVIQVYVSCITPSAVRRPVKELKGFTKLFVPAGETRQATIEIPIKTAVSVWDVTTDSWLMEKGTYKLSVGNSSDSALLSTQFQVPVTQHWSGL from the exons GTTCCGACTTTTGGCATACGCAAAGTATCCCGCGACTATCGGTTCCTAAACTTCGCATGTCGGACGGTCCCAACGGAGTTAGAGGCACaaagttcttcaacagcGTTCCCGCAGCTTGTCTTCCTTGCGGCACTGGACTCGCAGCCACATGGAGCCATGACATGATGCGCGAGGCTGGAGACCTTATCGCAAGAGAATGTCATGCCAAGAGCGCACATGTATGGCTCGGTCCTACAACCAACATTCAAAG GAGTCCACTAGGCGGCCGCGGCTTCGAATCCTTTTCCGAAGACCCTTTGCTTGGTGGAAGCCTGGCGAGCGCGCTCATCTCTAACGTCCAGAAGAACGACATTGCTTGCTCTCTTAAACACTTTGTCGCAAACGATATGGAACACGAACGAACTCTTGTAGACTGCAGGATCAGTCCCCGAGCCCTACGAGAGATTTATCTCCTCCCCTTCCAGATCGCCATTCGAGATGCCGACCCCTGGGCCCTCATGACAGCGTACAATAAAGTCAATGGACAGCACATGAGTGAGCACCAAGACATACTACAAGAGATATTGAGGAACGAATGGGGCTACCGAGGTTGCATCATGAGCGATTGGTTTGGAACATACTCGACAGCTGCAGCTATCAACAACGGCTTGGATCTCGAAATGCCAGGCCCAACAGAGCAGAGGGGTAAACGGGTCGCAACAGCACTTGGGGTCGGCAAGATTAGGAGCAGTACAATTGACGCAAGAGTGGCCTCGGTCCTCAGGCTCGCCGATCGCGTCAGGGAATCTGGCATTCCCGAATGTGGCCCCGAATCATGTCTTGACACGGACCAAGATCGTAGCGTGCTGAGGAGGTTAGCGACAGAAAGTGTTGTTCTCCTCAAAAACGACGACCATGTGTTGCCTTTCCGTGCCGACAAGAAG ACTGTAGTCATCGGACCCAATGCCCAGAAGTCTTTCTTTTGCGGTGGTGGATCAGCGTCGCTGCGGCCTACACGAGTCGTCTCGATACTTGAGGGTCTCCGAGACAAACTCGAACAACCCGTAGAGTACACCGAAGCCTGCCAGATCTACAATCAACTTCCAGTGCTGGGCGATATCATTAGAGCTCCTGACGGGACGCTTGGGCAATTCCTAATGAGCATTTACACCTCGCCACCAACAATGCAGCAACTGAACAATAACGAAATCACGGATACCCGGGAGGCTATAGAAGTCCTGCAGCTCGACGACTCCAACGTGGTTTTGTACGACTATAGCAACCCTGCTGCACCTGATAATGTTGTATATGCTACCATAGCTGCCGACCTGGTTGTCGACAACACGGATACGTATGCCTTCAGTCTCACTGTCGCTGGAACCGCAACATTGTATCTTGACAATGATCTCATCGTTGACAACTCGCATGATCAGAAGAGGGGCACCAGCTTCTTCGGCTCCGGAAGTGCCGAGAAGATTAAACACGTACAACTTGTCGCCAACAGAGTCTATAAGCTGCGATGTGAGTTTGGCAGCGCCGCGACCTCCAACTTGAACAAAGCAGGAGCACCTGTATTTGGCGCCGGCGGTGTCCGTATTGGCTGTGCCAGGTGCTCCAACGAgtctcttgagcttgatcgCGCTGTTGAACTGGCCAAGGAAGCGGATCAAGTGGTTGTCTGCGTCGGTCTAGGCCCTGAATGGGAATCAGAAGGTTCCGACCGTGCATTGTACGAACTCCCCGGGCGGCAAAGTGAACTCTTATCCAGAGTCACAGCAGTCAACAAGAATGTCGTTGTCATCGTTCAGTCTGGCACTCCCGTATCTGGTCCTTGGGATCAAGTTGCTGCTGTGATGCAGACCTGGTACGGTGGTAATGAACTAGGCCACGGTATTGCAGACATAGTCTTGGGTAGAGAGAGTCCCTCGGGGAAGCTCCCCttgtcttggccttgttctaTTGAGGACAATCCTTCCTTCCTTAGTTACAGAAGCGAAGCCGGCACATGTTACTACAACGAAGACATCTTTGTTGGATACCGTTTCTACGAAAAGGCCAGGAGAAAGGTACAATGGCCTTTCGGCTTTGGTCTATCGTATGCGTCCTTCATCCTCGAGCAACCAAGTGTGCAGATACGAGGCAGCGGTGTCGACGCGAACATGCTCGTCACCGTACCTGTTTACAACAACTCGGCCGCCACAAGCGGAAAGGAAGTGATACAGGTCTATGTGAGCTGTATTACACCATCGGCAGTCAGGCGTCCTGTCAAAGAGTTGAAGGGATTCACTAAACTTTTCGTTCCGGCCGGCGAAACGAGGCAGGCAACCATCGAGATTCCTATCAAAACCGCTGTGAGCGTTTGGGACGTCACAACCGATTCCTGGCTAATGGAGAAGGGGACTTACAAGCTATCTGTTGGCAACAGTAGTGATTCAGCACTGCTTTCTACTCAATTTCAAGTGCCAGTCACTCAGCATTGGAGCGGGCTGTAG